A genomic region of Pseudochaenichthys georgianus chromosome 12, fPseGeo1.2, whole genome shotgun sequence contains the following coding sequences:
- the fbp1b gene encoding fructose-1,6-bisphosphatase 1b, with protein sequence MTDKGAFDTNVLTLTRFVLEEGKKAQGTGELTNLLNSICTAVKAISTAVRKAGIANLYGIAGTTNVTGDQVKKLDILSNDMVINMIKSSFTSCVLVSEEDEKAIIVEPDKQGTYIVCFDPLDGSSNIDCLVSIGTIFGIYKKTTDGEPCEKDALQPGRNLVAAGYALYGSATMMVLSTGQGVNCFMLDPSIGEFILVDRDVKIKKKGKIYSLNEGYAQHFYPDVSEYLQKKKFPEDGSSPYGSRYIGSMVADVHRTLVYGGIFLYPANTKSPKGKLRLLYECNPMAYIMEQAGGMATTGSMNVLDIQPTSIHERVPVVLGSPDDVQEYLSIYKKHNT encoded by the exons ATGACTGACAAAGGAGCGTTCGACACCAACGTGCTGACCCTCACCAGGTTTGTCCTGGAGGAGGGCAAGAAGGCCCAGGGGACAGGTGAGCTGACCAACCTGCTGAACTCCATCTGCACAGCCGTCAAAGCCATTTCAACGGCTGTCAGGAAGGCTGGGATCGCCAACCT ATATGGCATTGCTGGAACTACCAACGTGACCGGGGACCAGGTGAAGAAACTGGACATCCTGTCCAATGACATGGTCATCAATATGATCAAGTCCTCCTTCACCTCCTGTGTACTGGTGTCAGAGGAAGATGAGAAGGCCATCATTGTAGAACCAGACAAGCAG GGAACATACATTGTGTGCTTCGACCCACTGGATGGTTCCTCAAACATTGACTGTCTTGTCTCAATTGGAACAATTTTCGGCATCTACAAAAAG ACCACTGACGGTGAGCCGTGTGAGAAGGATGCCCTGCAGCCTGGAAGAAACCTGGTGGCAGCTGGTTATGCTCTGTACGGCAGCGCCACCATGATGGTCCTCTCCACCGGGCAGGGAGTCAACTGCTTCATGCTGGACCCG TCTATTGGTGAGTTCATCCTGGTGGATCGAGATGTGAagattaagaaaaagggaaaaatCTACAGTTTGAATGAGGGATATGCTCAGCATTTTTATCCCGATGTGTCAGAGTACCTACAAAAGAAGAAATTCCCAGAA GATGGTTCTTCTCCATATGGCAGTCGATATATTGGTTCGATGGTAGCTGATGTTCATCGTACTTTAGTGTATGGAGGGATCTTTTTATATCCTGCTAATACCAAGAGTCCAAAGGGCAAG CTGAGGCTGTTGTATGAATGCAACCCCATGGCCTACATCATGGAGCAGGCAGGAGGCATGGCCACCACAGGGTCCATGAATGTTCTGGACATCCAGCCCACCAGCATCCATGAGCGAGTCCCTGTGGTTCTGGGATCCCCTGATGATGTGCAGGAGTATCTTTCCATCTATAAGAAGCATAACACATGA